The sequence ATTCTCGTGATGCTGAAGCGTCagataatgaaaaatttgaaaatgaagaaagtgCAAATGTCGACGAAGATCAacagcaagaagaagaagaagaaggcgacGACGATGACACCGAAAGAGAAGTTGACGCTGGGGAGGGGAGCGAGGATGAAGCAGCCGTATCCACAGGTAATTTCTGTTTTCTATTATTGTGTATACCGAAATATTCCTCATAGTACTATAACGCTAGAGCACAATGTGTCTCTTCGTTTTGCAGCAGGTAAAAACTCTCTCTCTCGTCAGGTAGAATCGGTGTATGCACATTGGCGGGGCTCGTCTGTGCCTATGTTACAATATATTACAGCAGTgctgtccaaaatgaaaaatgtgagtgtataagtaagaacgagagaatgggagcagcccagtgggaaatttaaaccaaaataaataaatattggattggagtagaaaatttttgtgggaggaatcgaaatgccttttgatattacatctatagcttccttggaacgacttgtaacataaaaggcattgcaagtcgccaaaggcattttctagcataaaaaagttctcacagggcattgtattgcatacactaagcgtcgcggacaaactcggtgtttattcgttgctggtttgctaacgactgaacgatggagagtaagaatacgtgtgatcAATTGATGTATGGAATGGACAGCACTGTATTACAGGCAAATTTACTTATGATCACACCGCTACTATACTGCACTGCAGCCAAATCCTAACTGACGAGAGAGTCAGTATTTTTGACTATACaaaatagcagaaatacactctatGCCTACAATATTATACTTACCCGACCATTACTTAGATAGTCTCTCTTTTACAGTGTGTATTTCAAGAAGTATAGTAAATATATAGgcgaaaatatgtaaaagaagaaaatatttacatgaattttttatgtgtttcaGACAGCACCAGTACAACATTTGTGGCTAAAGTCAAAACGGTTTGGAATAAAACTCCGCAACCAAATGGTCTAACTCCTGCGAGCAATATCGTAAGACAACGGGCTGGGCCACATACATAGGAatacaaaaatgttaacaattgccgatacatttaaaaaaattataaaaagcagAAGCTATGTATGAagattataataacaaaaatcctCAAAAGGAGCCGCGCATATGGAAGAAAGTTACGGTAACAGAAATGTAttctttttttggaattttgttaaTTGCGAGTGCAAATAACTCAAACACAGACCACGTAGATGAAATGTGGAAGAAAAGCGCGTTCCCTTTATACCGTGCAACGATGGGACGAAGAAGATTTCAATCCCTTTTACGGTTTTTACGTTTTGATGATCATATTACACGCCGTATACGAGCAGCCACAGACAAAACTGCACAAATAACTGATGTATGGAATATGCTGAATGCAAACCTAGCAACGTGTATAGAACAACGGAACACTTGACTATTGATGAACAGATTCTTCCTTATCTAGGAAGATCGAAGTTTACCCAATAAATGCCATCAAAGCCTGCTTAGTACGGTCTCAAAGTATTTTGAGTGTGCGATGCAGGTAATGCTTATCCGCTTAAATGGATTCTCTATGCAGGCAAGCAAGGTAATACTTGTCGTCGCTTACAAAGGATCTGGCCGAAACATTAGCATGGAGAGATTTTTTACAACGTTACCGCTGGCTAAAAGTCTTCTTTCTAGGAACCTTACTATCGTTggtaatttgaaaaaagaaaaacgtacATTCCTCCAGAAATGAAACCGTCGAATTCTACAGAACTTTTATCAACTCTTTTTGGCTTTCATGAACAAGTTACCATGTGTTATTTCATACCAAAGAGACACAAAACCGTGATCCTTCTTAGTACGATGCTATGACCTCTGATTTAGCACATCAAAAACCAGAAATGATTCTGTTTTAGAATAAAACCAAAGCCGGCGTTGATTCTATGTATCAAATGTGCATGAGGTACTCTACGCAACGGCGTAGTCGCtagctttattttacaatgagTTGGATATTGCTTGTGTTGCTGCTTACGTCATTTATTATGAAGATAATAATATGCTTTCCAACAAAAGCAATCGGCGCAGATTCTTTTTGCGCCAGCTTTCAGAACAGTTAGCTATGCTGGTGATTCAAGAGCGAGCTTCCAACCAGCAGGTTATGCGAAATCACGTAACGAAAGTTACTTGAAAAAACCAATAGCGATGGTAGTACCTGCTGACAATCAATGTCGAGACGTCACTGGCAGAAAAGATATAGTTGGGTCATGATACATTTGCAACAAGCAGCCTATTCGTAAGCGAAGAAAGACAAGGAAGTGTTGTGCCGAGTGCGAGAAGCCCATTTGTGATGAGCACTCAGTAATGATCAATAAATGTTTGCATTGCGATCAGTAATTTTAAATTACGctaaaaattaatcattaagatttaattatttatatgtatttctctatttattacttttattctttACTTCTATTAATTTTTCACGTATTACTGACTGTACAAATAGTACAATgtcgatgtttttttttcgtaacaATCATATTGcaaaatgtaataattattattatatacagtatatttattcaataaacaatttaaaaataatataaaatataattaattactaataatacttatttactttttattcatataaataaagatattttcatGACATAATGCATGAATCTCGTCTTTTCTGGTACCCGAATACCGAGGTGGCTTatacatttactttttttcaaatgcaaaaatttttaaatcaaaaaatttttcaaaatatgttcGATACAAAATAAGCCAAATCTTGGGAATCCATGAGGAAGTTGGCCTATCTCTCGTAGGAATaaagttattcaacaaaatgTACGCCGATGATCCGGGGTGGCAACACAaggttttaataaaatcttCGGGAATCCTGATATGAGTTGAGCTTTAAAAAAGTGGACCGaaataataacgaaaaatatcgaaaacgaaaacaatttaaattttatttcaaggaTCTTTGCATTCGATTAGCTCGAACTTCGGTTACGTTCACCCCTATTGCAAATATtgttaaaatacatacatatgtatttaagtaCATTCGACATAGTTTTGGTGTGTTGTTTTGTAATTTCTAACAACTCTTACAAACGGTTAGCGATTAATGCTAATACGGCATTAGTCGACTACAATTAGTCTCATTTCGAATATTCTGCATGACGCTAATTTTCGGTTAATCCATTCTTATGaactattattataattatgatAAATCATATAAACTCCATTGGTAAAAGTTGTATGTAGACATTTGGACATCATGCGGACGGTTACAAATCGACTAGTCGATAAGTTAAGTTAAGAAGAGAAAATTGCCAGTTTTAACTTGATGCATTTCTGTTCGTCAGtaagagcagctgatttcaatCCTATGTTcataaaataagcaaataaaatcttatgttcataaaaaaataaaaataaaaaagactagACTTACATTCTAGATACGTAACTTAAAAACTTAAGAGCAACCTGCGAATCGGGAAACATGTGTAAATAATTACCCCaccctttaaaaatatattaaactcCTGATTTTGGATTCTTAGATTACGTCAGTTACGTGAATTAAGTGTGGTGAGAGAATCATACAATCATATGATTAATTGCTTTGGAATTCAAGAAACCTTCACAAATTTGTATATGACATCTTTAAAAACTGAATATGCAGTACGCTGTAAAGTTATAATGTCTAGGATAATTATGAAcggtatttttatattaaatgtgTATATTTGAAAAGTAGTGTTTACTAGAGGGAGAACAAGAGACTAGATAAAGAGTTTGGATCGAGTTATAGAAAgaataatttactttttattactttttaatggAAGTATTTATGaaactgaaaagaaaaaaaatacgcaaaattACGTGCTCTCATTTATTTGACATACTGagtaaacatatttatatatttaagtaactTGAGATAAGTTTATGTTTAGAGTAATtactttataattattaatttaaaaaaacgtaaaaagagCTAATATGCTTCGAAAATCTAATTTTCGTGAGAGCCATAAAGaggattttttataatattttccaacCATCAAAAATTGAGATACGAGCATTCATTAAagactttttgggttttttttttcaattaaataaaatgcgcAAAACGtatgttaaaaattaattctttttacTGTTGTTAATTCGTAATCGTTGTAAGATTTAGACACTGCCTTTACTATTTGGCTTTGAACGATATGGATCTTTTAGTGGTAACTTATGTTTCATTCCGCCTGCGAACTGCAGATGAATTGgagatgaggagctttttcataccaGTTATACATTGGTTTGCCCTTGCCTGCCTAGAGCTATTAGAAAACATCTATCACGTAGTGTTTCATGCCAACCATGGGTCTCGAATCCAGGCTCTACCAAATAGTAGTCATACATAAGCCACTGGGCTAAGGCGGTtgctataaatttttgttagagAGAGTGTTGAAGTGCGGTTCATCGTTCAGCtcgacatatttattttcttcaaagttttGATGCATGTGAATTGTTATCAAGCGCATATAAACCGGTAAGTCGAATCTATACAAGGTGGTGGCTTGagaaacaacaacatttttttgttttttgcaattttgtgaTTAGAATGTAGAGCTGCTGCAGGGGCACCACCTTGAAAGAGTTCGCCTATAATTAGAGGTGATGACAGCTCTAAAAATAAGTTCGCTGGGACaggaaaacaaaatgaaattaattggaACAAAgagttttcaacaaattttcgcaACGCTCTGAAACTCTGAGAGCAGGGAAATTGCGTGCAAAACTACCAACAAAAGTTGTGCAAACACACGGTCGTTTGAATTCGCCTCAGTTCTTACGAGTGagctgcagagaacgttaatgaatagagaagtcttaatgactggaaagtgttcattttcgaggggtactcgtctcgcgaagacaattcaccatagacagatttttcaacaaaaattaacagtgaggggctgaattatgtaaatttagcagcagtcgataagaatttgttggtgattagaagcaaagaatgttaggtagctttttaatatgacctatgtatatatttgaatttctccaaatcatccaaattatgtacatatgttatgtctgtctgtctggtgtctgtaaaactttgttgaatcaaaatcctctatagcaaacgcttcattaccaggcgcacaggaagatggcatatgcaaatgtaaatttgtgaatttatatacatttgcgcatatgtatatgctgtgtgtatgtgtgctcaccagccacagctcaagataaaacggtaaaacttcgcaagaaatccagcgcgcactcatggcgcagcgcacattcattggcacagcattgtatgtacagtaagcttgaaatgttacaggcatcttcaaatgctctgatttatttatttatttatttatttagtaagtttctaactgcagatatatgcatatgttttgtgcactttttatcaattgaaaaactacatacgtaaagtaatctactaattaactatttgcctactatcagttaacataaaataattgtttccaaattttatcttagtattaaaatgtccgaatcagaccttttttttaagctacttgttttcttctgcaacttactgtatgctcatgcgcgcacttgacgcacagcagctgcggctgtcgagcatttagaacgacatatttacatacatatatttttgcatacatatgtacgatgccgcgggcactcgacttgacaaaaattgaagatttatcaaatattggcaaataattcttcgcgaaatattccaatattgactaatttcaaattgtcgagaaaattggcatatgggcggctcgttttatgaatgaaagttcttgctcttagaactatgagctcgaatttgtcaatgaattttttgaagatgagtttttgttgcacagaacaatagttgaaactgttcggcgccgccgcgactgttcagcgctatggcaactagaatgatggccgctacgcctgcgtctatgactgcattttattcttgtagtcgctgggcatagaattttagctttgaacgacatacgcattttgaggaataaagcgaatgccctgtgtgtgcggttgtatgtacatgcatatgtgtatattaataagcattgttttgcttgaattcaatatttatatttgcatatgccatcttcctgtgtgcctggtaatgaagcgttttgtatacagcattttttgatttgataattgaacgtacatatatatatacatatagttagggcatcaagtgtgcatatacgcacatgcacatacgtcgatgcatatgcagaagaagttgttttagcatttgcaggaattcgatcattcgaaatttactccctaattattgcatgaaatatgataaggcgatgctcgtgaggtaggtcatgttgcttcagtacacacatatgcgtgcaacatatacatatttattaaagatgcaatagaacttagttgtcccatatacatatgtatgcaaatatgtttctttgaagttttattttatttattttatttattttaaatttcaaagttttatactatctataaaatgcatacatatatgaattatttattccctgtaaaatacatacatatacatatgtatgtaaattgaaaaaaaattcgtttggcaaaggaacaaaaaatgcatattcaaatgtaaatacatatgtatgtcgatataccaaaacacttgtatgctatgaattaatttcgactcaaaatattagtaaacattttcatcaaatttgtttagctttaaatttactaaaacgcacataccaaaatgtgagaggtaaattaaatcaaaattataaagttactttgatttgaaatgttggcgcatataataaattcaatcattttttcttcatcacctttgtttgaaaatacaaattgaataaagtttcgtttatcaagggaacataaaaatgcacaggcaaatgccttgcaaaatgccgtcggcattcgtcaatttgatttcatacagaaaccaaaaactgagcagagccaatgtacttgtacataattcactgtaatcagctctgttaagaacttccccgctgtcgagttaagcgaggtgaaatagtgttcgcggtttcacttcatttttgacaattcacactattcgtagctcgtgagaattctctatatttaacgttctctgtgagCTGTTCGTGGAAACAGAGTATTTTTCCTCTGCATGCCGCTTCAAATATTTGTTTCGTTGCAACCTAAAGAATGCTCGGCCCAAGTTGGACATGTACCGGTGCCGTCCAAAGCACCGTGGCTTTTGTGTGATAGATACTTTGTCACCATGCACTGTGGTGGAAGATCCGTTTGtagatttttgaatatttgtgtcacaacataaaaaaaaatgcggcATACAATTAACAtgggcaaaaaaaatatattttgttccaAAGTTGGACAGTCTCCATGACTAAACCTCCAATAATGAAAGAATTGTTGCCAATGTTTTGGATCTCTCCCTTAGACCTTTTTACAGTCAATATCCACACATGCTTCTGTGCAGCAAACTGGGCACGCCAAAGCACATAAGGACAGCTTGACGTAGAAAATCTGCAATCAAAATAAGCGGCAACTCAACTATCCCTCGTGCTCGCTGAAAGCACTGTTTTTCAAAAAGACATGCGCGAGGAATGTTATCTCGATATGTACTTGAACTTAAAGCACATCTACAAGGATGCAGCAGTGGACCAAAAGCAACAATGGCGtgtgttttattgttgtttgatTTCTCTATACAACAACTAGGCAAAAGGTAAACCAAGTTTGACAATTTAGAAAACACATAAAtctaaaagtaaattaaaatcatCTGCTCTATTGCTAGTACCTTGTATATGTGCCTTGCTTAAGCGTGCATCCCTTACCTATGGCTCTTTTACAAGtaaagagttttttttatttttatttaacaacttcttatatatgtatgtatctcccAAAAAACGTTACAAACACTTCATTACTATTGCCCCTTTTCTTGCAGGAGAATGGCTAATATAATTTTGATTGCTTGCCTCTCTGTACTTGGCATCATAATTGCCATCGCGTTATTTCTTGCTGGTGGTTATCTTTGGTGGCGCCACAAACGTTCACAACTTCAGTTTATCGAACCGAATGAGGATGAGGGTTCGAGCAGCTATAGTCTGAGGTAAATACAGATATTAATATATACAACACATACGCACATGAATACACATACCATATGTATGCCTATAAACAACATTCAGATACGCATATTAAACTTTTacagtcaaaaacaaaaaaaaaaagagtttggcTCCGTTTTGATATCTAATTTTCACCTTTGTATAAAAACCAGTTGGTTCGCGAGGTTTCGATTccgtataaaatgaaatatatttaataacacAATTACCCTACATTATAATCTTTAAACGGaagtttatgtttttaatagatatttgttttttttttcaaagcatgtATTGGGAGTTCTTTGAAGAGGTagagaatttaaaattataatacaaagcagaaatattgttggaatgaaattttttttatctgataGATAATTTTCTTGCATTTCCTGTAACGTCAGCTCATTGCGAAAGGAATTAGGGCCGATGATGCTGCtggtgctctatgaactttgcgaacagttttatttttttcaaaataaatttccacaatgaTTCATGAtcacttgccaaaccttactgactACATACAGTgagttaaaaaagtttaagtacacttaagttttgttcaaaaatttactaaaataatttttatttttaaatataaacataaacttTTGGCATGtagtgtaaaaagagaatattGTTAACTTAGTTTCACTCCTTTCACCTCTCTCACTGTTGTGAGTTGAAGAATAATTGTCGTAAaggggagagagagagctaaaaCAGCCAAAAAAAGTTTACGTACGTTGTTATTTTTTCgttgtttctttttccaaaacttaCGGGTTTTCTCCGTTATTTCTTATCATCGCTTAAATGATCAAAGTTGATAGTACTTTGATGCAAATGGTATGTATAACTATTAATAGTTTTGTGTTTATGGTGACAGTTAACGTATATGATGGGTCGCGGGTGTGAAATATCAGTCGATTTGCGTAAagtgattataaaattatatttagaaaaaaaaatctttgcgtGAAATCGGCAAAATTATCGGTAAATCACATTCCAGCGTGCAAGGAGTAATTAATTCTTATATAAACTCTGGAAATATTCGGCCAAAGCCGCGATCCGGCCGGCCAAAAAAACTCTCACAGAGAGACGAGCGCCGAATCTTAGATTCAATAAGGTCTAATCCCAGAAAATCTGCTGTGGAAATACAGGAAGAGGTGCAGCAAAGCGTTGGAATAAGCGTCCACCCACAAACTGTTCGAAATGTACTCCATAAGGCTGGGTACAATGGTCGAACACCGCGTAAAAAGCCTTTTATatctaaagtaaataaaaaaaagaggattGCCTTCGCTAAAGACTATTTGAACAAGCCCGAATCATTTTGGAGCAACGTAATTTTTAGTGATGAGtctaaatataatttgtttggTCCAGATGGAGCCgtaaaagtttggagaaaaccaaatGAGCAgatgaaagtgaaaaatttggtaCCCACAGTGAAACACGGTGGCGGTAAcattatggtttggggctgtatGACAGAAGCTGGTGTTGGAAAGCTTGTGTTTGTTGACAATGTAATGGAAAGGCACCTCTACCTAAAAATCCTGAGAGAAAATCTTGAGACAAGTGCGACACAATTGGGGTTTGAAAAAAATGGGTTCTTGTTTCAACGAGACAATGACCCGAAACACACGTCATATTTGGTCAGAGAGTGGCTTCTATATAACTGCAAGCAACTACATACACCTCCGCAGTCCCCGGATCTAAATCCTATCGAGCACATCTGGGATCTGCTCGAAAACCGAATACGTAAAGACACAATTACTTCGAAAGAATCCCTAAAGAAGGCTTTACCGACTGAGTGGATGAAAATAACCCAAAATGATACCGGAAACTTAGTGAAGAGCATGCGGCGGCGCTTACAAGCAGTTATCGATGCCGGGGGAGGGCCAACGAAATACTAATAACACTTAACCTAtaagaattttcaaatgtttttaatattttcggttAAGTGTACGAAAACTTATTTGACGTGCGCTCaggactttttttcatttttgtatagcTATTTCTATGTTTTAAGTTCGTAACCCATGAAAAAGCTTATTTTGTGTTCGTTAACCTTTAAATATATCTATTTCGaagaataaattttctttttagatTGTATGATAGagtttttattgataattttctaaaacttcaggtgtacttaaacttttttgGCTCACTGTTGGTAGAAATGTTaactcagctgtcaaaccatagttttcgatatcgatagttcccaAACAGCTAGCTAAAAACCCCTTAatacacatattttaaaaaatatgtacatactttataTTATAACGCAATTCCAATACTTTTTGTATCAAGAAATAAGTGGCAACGACATTCGATAtacttttgaattaaaatattctcaATCAAAATTGGCGTGATACGCACATCCTAggacttaatttaaaaaattattttatttaaagcccATACCCCAAcctcttattaaattttattaataatttacatttcttctttaaaattagatattattaataataaatctaTTTACCTgtaaaaaataggtggcaacaccacctaagaatattttttttattaaagcttgtTAAATAACTTTCAtccgatatatgtacataatttagtATTCATATTAAATGTGGCATAGGTTgctattttacaataaaaatcaagtagcaacaccagaaaaaaatatttttttattagagctttttaaaaacctttcatttgatatctttATCTTCCAATTCCAGTTAAATTTGCGGCAAGGtaccatttttgaaataaaattcaggTAGGAAcgccataaaaaattattaggaTCCAAAGTTATAGATGGTTATAAATTATGACCTGGTAAGAGTGATGATGAATATTTCGttacaaagtttttgaaaaattttgagtactggttattttacaatataatataaaaaagtgaaacgaaaatacatacatgcatatatacttaatatatataaagatgtgaaaaattcagcttcatattggaaattatttttagtacttGCGGAAAATACActtaattaaagtaaaattaaacattttaccTTAATTTTATATCTTCAATATTATGCATAAAATGGCTTATTTTATATAACAAGTATTGATGTTAGTTATGTcggagaaattaaattttcaacagAAGCAAATGTATATATTGAATTTAATTCTATGAGTACAGACAAATATTCATTGGCTTTAaattattctttcaaaatttttgattattcTACATTTTAGACTTCCTCAATCTTCAACTCAGGAGATGCCGGACACATCACTTCCACCTACGAAAACGCAACAGTATCAAACCACCGCCCAATCACTAgctactccattacaaaataatATCAATCGTAAATTGAATGGATTTCTCAATTTAAAAACTCCATTGATCGGGTGAGTCTATCATGAGCAAATatctatacttaaaaaaatcactAGCTAACTTTCAAAATCTATGGGTAAAACCTTCGGGAAGGTAATACTTTTTAAAGAGGAGTGAAGGTAATAGAATTGAGTTTCTAAGTAACTTCGACCGAATTATGCAAATTtgggaataaataataaattcatatttatattgcttaaacagtttttatttaattggagGGACACGATTTATCTGTGGCGATTCTAGCCATTTTCCTTGATTGTTTCCTTCGGTATCAATAGTTGTTAACAGTAAATTTCcgcattgaatttttaattccttgcaagattctttttgtaaaaaatacctTTATAATTTCACCAAACGTGCTTTGCTTTGatgaaatttggtttttgataaAAGCTATGCTGTTTTAACACGTTTAAATCATTTCGATAACCTTGATCTACTTTATATCAACTGATCGAAAACCATCAATTCATCTTATCTTAAGCGCCGTGCTTTCAACTAACTTGGCACTATGAACTTTTAAACATTAGCCATGTTTTTCTGTACACAAATAGCAAACGAACACTCTTATTCGGTTCACTAAGCTATGGCAGCAGTGGTATAAACTCTCCTttattaaccctccgttggaaaccttttttaaaaccttcggttggacaTCTGGGTCCTGTCAGACCCCtatgtatttacttacatttataTGGGAATATGTGGCCACTGCGCTACatttataattctttttcaaGTATCGCAGgtatactatacatatgtatatttttaattactgaCCTATTCATATGGTTTTGACATTGGCGCGACAACCGCTTATGcgcttttggccgagtttaacaaagcgcgccaaccGTTTTTTCCTCaagctaaccggcgtcagttggacacaccaagtcaaatcaagtccttctccacctgatctttctaacgcagaggggcttttctcttcctctactaccaccagttggtaccgcatcgaatactgtCAGAGCCTGAAcgttgtatccattcggacgacatgacctagccaacgtagccgctggatctttattcgttgcgctatgtgTATGTCGTCGTAACACtcatattcgccgtcgccaacgcgCAAATATCGCTCGACGCTTCACCGGATATTCTTATTATCCACGCTTCTGagccatacgttagaacggccatgatgagagccttgtagagtattatttttattcgtctagagaggactttactactcaattacgTACttcgtccaaagtagcacttgttggcaaaatatattctacgttgaatttccaggctgacattgttatgggtgttaatgctggctgctaaataaacgaagtcttttacaacctcgaaataataactgtcaacagtgatgtgggttaaaggttaaagaagtcacacgacagcgagtcacctcgtctgaaacctcgtttagtatcaaacggctcggagaggtccttcccaattcggACGGCTCTTCTGGTGTTAAGCAAcctcatcttgcatagccgtattatttttgcggggataccaaattcagagtTACCTTCAGAAGTAAAAATAATCGATGAAAACATTTTGgctcgaaaaaaaaaaagtttttttgttttattctttatttcgaCTCATTTCGAAGaaagttgaagaaaaaaagttgattaaaaTGGAATTTATGGTCAAATATGAAATGATATTATTGGATAAACTTCTTCGTCTTACGcatttatttaaacatgttgtTTTAGTACAAtgaacaaaagaaaacgaaaagaaCAGTGTTGCATGAATATGTACGTTGTATGAAAGGGTGCATTTAAATGTATTTcaacacatatttatttatgtattcggTGGAAGGCAAGCAAAATATGTATAAGAGCTTTTTGAGTGCTCTTGACATACTGGATTCTTgcttacaatacaataaaaacaagtttttccTAGAAGCTTCT comes from Anastrepha obliqua isolate idAnaObli1 chromosome 6, idAnaObli1_1.0, whole genome shotgun sequence and encodes:
- the LOC129249818 gene encoding uncharacterized protein LOC129249818 yields the protein MLSRYVLELKAHLQGCSSGPKATMACVLLLFDFSIQQLGKRRMANIILIACLSVLGIIIAIALFLAGGYLWWRHKRSQLQFIEPNEDEGSSSYSLRLPQSSTQEMPDTSLPPTKTQQYQTTAQSLATPLQNNINRKLNGFLNLKTPLIG